One Terriglobales bacterium DNA segment encodes these proteins:
- a CDS encoding type II secretion system protein, with protein MRLGHFHYRPSATHKHQSGYMLIVLVFVMVGLTIAALATAPKIATAVQRDKEEEMIHRGVQYARAVKKYYKKFGRYPSTIEALEQTNNIRFLRKRYKDPFTQDGKWQLVRYGQVQISATGRQGGTFGGPNQPGLPNIPGVTGLVQGTQPGTSNFGGFGTTGQGATGSSGSGVTGTTGTGTGGTGTTGTTGTSSTTGTQSDRPVGGTFGTAGGGSSSTGTSAGQTLGGGAIIGVSSASERESLRVVADKNHYKDWKFIYDPTMDRGLITGPYDPKQQVMGQVPGAQQIGQPIGQPIGGQQPQTGFGQNQNVFGTPKLPPDTQAPPNR; from the coding sequence ATGCGTCTCGGCCATTTTCATTACCGTCCTTCGGCAACACATAAACACCAATCGGGGTACATGCTGATTGTGTTGGTGTTTGTCATGGTCGGCCTCACCATTGCCGCACTCGCCACGGCCCCCAAGATCGCCACAGCGGTACAGCGCGACAAAGAAGAGGAAATGATTCACCGCGGGGTTCAGTACGCCCGCGCGGTGAAGAAGTACTACAAGAAGTTCGGGCGCTACCCGTCAACGATTGAGGCCCTTGAACAGACCAACAACATCCGGTTCCTTCGTAAGCGTTACAAGGACCCCTTCACGCAGGACGGCAAATGGCAGCTTGTCCGCTACGGCCAGGTACAGATCAGCGCAACAGGACGTCAGGGTGGAACCTTCGGCGGTCCCAACCAGCCCGGTCTTCCTAATATTCCCGGCGTGACGGGACTTGTTCAGGGAACCCAGCCCGGAACCAGCAACTTCGGCGGATTTGGTACCACGGGTCAGGGCGCTACCGGAAGCAGCGGATCCGGCGTGACCGGCACAACGGGAACCGGCACTGGCGGAACTGGGACGACTGGCACCACCGGCACCTCCAGCACCACCGGCACACAATCGGATCGCCCTGTCGGCGGAACCTTTGGCACGGCTGGCGGGGGATCGTCCAGCACGGGCACCAGCGCAGGCCAGACACTCGGCGGAGGTGCCATCATCGGCGTCAGCAGCGCAAGTGAACGCGAGTCACTGCGTGTCGTCGCCGACAAGAACCACTACAAGGACTGGAAATTCATCTACGACCCGACGATGGACCGTGGCCTGATTACCGGGCCTTACGACCCGAAACAGCAGGTGATGGGCCAGGTCCCGGGTGCGCAGCAGATCGGCCAGCCGATCGGTCAGCCCATTGGCGGCCAGCAGCCCCAAACCGGCTTCGGCCAGAATCAAAACGTTTTCGGAACGCCTAAACTTCCGCCTGATACTCAAGCTCCGCCCAACAGATAA
- a CDS encoding phosphatidylglycerophosphatase A yields MDATSTEPATSKPPLWATTIATFIGTGYGKPGPGTWASVATVLLWAAFAPHVSQHQLLWTAVAVSAFVTLIGIPAATVYSRAVGSGDPCQVVIDEVAGQMIALIGAPLNWKCLVAGLILFRVFDITKPFPLRRFEKLPEGIGIMMDDVGAGLYALAVMQILLYIGFLK; encoded by the coding sequence ATGGACGCCACATCAACTGAGCCGGCGACATCAAAGCCGCCACTCTGGGCCACAACAATCGCCACGTTTATCGGGACTGGTTATGGAAAACCCGGTCCTGGAACTTGGGCGTCGGTAGCGACTGTTCTCCTTTGGGCGGCGTTCGCTCCTCACGTCAGCCAGCACCAACTCCTGTGGACTGCCGTGGCAGTATCCGCGTTCGTCACTCTCATCGGAATCCCGGCTGCAACCGTTTACTCGCGTGCCGTCGGTTCAGGTGATCCCTGCCAGGTTGTGATCGACGAAGTCGCCGGACAGATGATCGCCCTCATCGGTGCGCCGTTGAATTGGAAGTGCCTTGTCGCGGGACTTATACTTTTTCGTGTCTTCGACATTACGAAGCCCTTCCCGCTGCGCCGCTTTGAAAAGCTGCCTGAAGGTATCGGCATCATGATGGACGACGTGGGTGCGGGCCTTTACGCTCTCGCCGTTATGCAAATTTTGCTGTACATCGGTTTCTTGAAATAG
- a CDS encoding competence/damage-inducible protein A, with translation MIAEIIAIGSELLDPYHQDTNSLYLTEKLNLLGVVVAFKTVVGDNAQHLTDVARTAIGRSDIVIFMGGLGPTEDDLTRECVAAALGRQLHRDPTLIAELYAWFASRRRRMATNNEQQADVIEGAIVLRNSRGTAPGQYLEIEVEGRPKYIMLLPGPPYEIKPMFEEQCFPRLKEKLPPAFIATRRLRVAMMGESDCDMRIAPIYKTAEGVETTILAGAGEINLHLRARSDNLEHAEQLVEDLAGKLEDELGDAVYSRGESLEEIVGYYLQLRNATLAVAESCTGGMLGRRITSVSGSSRYFLGGAIVYSNEFKTLFANVPPMMIAEHGAVSEQVALALAEGIRDETRASIGLAITGVAGPAGGTEDKPVGLVYLALADANGTEVLKRQFPGDRERIRTFATQQALDMLRRRLMEA, from the coding sequence GTGATCGCCGAGATTATCGCTATCGGATCGGAACTTCTCGACCCGTATCACCAGGACACCAACTCTCTTTACCTCACCGAGAAGTTGAACCTTCTCGGCGTTGTTGTTGCATTTAAAACAGTTGTTGGCGATAACGCGCAGCACCTCACAGATGTCGCCCGCACCGCGATCGGGCGTTCCGACATCGTCATCTTCATGGGTGGACTCGGCCCCACCGAAGATGACCTCACCCGCGAATGCGTTGCCGCCGCCCTGGGCCGCCAACTCCATCGCGACCCTACGCTCATCGCCGAACTCTACGCCTGGTTCGCATCTCGCCGTCGACGCATGGCCACGAACAATGAACAACAGGCGGACGTGATCGAGGGCGCCATTGTTCTTCGGAACTCCCGCGGAACCGCGCCCGGCCAGTATCTTGAAATTGAGGTCGAAGGCCGCCCGAAGTACATCATGCTGCTTCCCGGACCTCCCTACGAAATAAAACCAATGTTCGAGGAACAGTGCTTCCCTCGCCTCAAAGAGAAACTACCGCCGGCTTTCATCGCCACGCGTCGGCTTCGCGTCGCCATGATGGGCGAATCCGACTGCGACATGCGCATCGCCCCCATCTACAAAACGGCCGAGGGCGTGGAGACGACCATCCTTGCCGGCGCGGGAGAAATCAATCTGCATCTTCGCGCACGGTCCGACAACCTTGAGCATGCAGAACAACTGGTCGAGGATCTTGCCGGCAAACTCGAGGACGAACTCGGTGACGCCGTTTACTCGCGCGGCGAATCGCTCGAAGAGATCGTCGGCTACTACCTTCAGCTCCGGAACGCCACTCTCGCGGTCGCCGAATCCTGCACCGGGGGCATGCTCGGTCGCCGAATCACGTCTGTCAGCGGAAGCTCTCGCTATTTCCTCGGTGGAGCGATCGTTTACTCCAATGAATTCAAGACGCTCTTTGCCAACGTGCCGCCCATGATGATCGCGGAACACGGTGCCGTCAGCGAGCAGGTCGCGCTCGCACTTGCCGAAGGCATCCGCGATGAAACCCGCGCCAGCATCGGCCTGGCGATCACTGGCGTTGCAGGTCCTGCGGGTGGCACCGAAGACAAACCTGTTGGCTTGGTTTATCTCGCCCTAGCCGACGCAAACGGAACTGAAGTGCTGAAGCGTCAGTTCCCCGGCGACCGCGAACGAATCCGCACCTTTGCGACGCAGCAGGCACTCGACATGCTACGTCGACGACTCATGGAAGCCTAA
- the yacG gene encoding DNA gyrase inhibitor YacG produces MPKKKVVSLRCPTCSKLVLRDEPDFPFCSDRCRLIDLGKWASGGYVISSPITDPEDIERVEKTHEEQHRKSFDKHGRHIN; encoded by the coding sequence ATGCCGAAGAAAAAGGTCGTCAGCCTGCGTTGTCCAACGTGCAGCAAGCTCGTGCTGCGCGATGAGCCTGACTTCCCTTTCTGCAGCGATCGGTGCCGGCTGATCGACCTCGGCAAGTGGGCGAGTGGAGGTTACGTGATCTCCAGTCCCATCACCGATCCTGAAGACATCGAACGCGTCGAAAAGACGCATGAGGAACAGCATCGCAAGAGCTTCGACAAACATGGACGCCACATCAACTGA
- a CDS encoding GspE/PulE family protein: MATNKALFVNGGTLVAPQQSPSGADEEARARELAQRYRCEFLDLKNTHLQPDLFKKIPVDMMFRYNFVPLEERDGRLAIAIADPSQLMAIDEISVLLGKRILTKVATGSQIKDILTKTEQSQRVLEEAGEGFMLDVITEDESGDETISIERLTAETDISPIIRLVDTTIFTALQRRASDIHIETRDDSVVIKYRIDGVLQPAMSPIAKEHHSTIISRIKVMSELDIAERRVPQDGRFRVRYSNRSIDFRVSIMPSIHGEDAVLRVLDKESMSEKFHKLTLDVVGFSDEDLRKFRRYIQEPYGMVLVTGPTGSGKTTTLYAALNEIKSDEDKFITIEDPVEYQIRGITQIPVNEKKGLTFARGLRSILRHDPDKIMVGEIRDTETAQIAINAALTGHLVFTTVHANNVVDVIGRFLNIGVEAYNFVSSLNCILAQRLVRVICEHCKHKVNYTADVLEDSGLDPKEWSGVSFYEGQGCIECGGTGYRGRTAIHELLELTDRVREMILAKKPSSEIRKAAQEEGMHFLRESALMRVKAGITTLKEINKVTFIETMR; encoded by the coding sequence ATGGCTACGAACAAGGCTTTATTTGTAAACGGCGGAACACTGGTAGCACCGCAGCAGTCTCCAAGCGGCGCGGACGAAGAAGCACGCGCGCGCGAACTCGCCCAGCGTTATCGTTGCGAATTTCTCGACCTCAAGAACACCCATCTCCAGCCGGACCTGTTTAAGAAGATTCCGGTGGACATGATGTTCCGCTACAACTTTGTCCCACTCGAAGAGCGTGATGGACGTCTTGCCATCGCGATCGCCGATCCCAGCCAACTCATGGCGATTGACGAAATCAGCGTGCTTCTTGGCAAACGCATCCTGACCAAGGTCGCCACCGGCTCGCAGATCAAGGACATCCTCACCAAAACCGAGCAGTCGCAGCGCGTTCTGGAAGAAGCCGGCGAAGGCTTCATGCTCGATGTCATCACTGAGGATGAATCGGGCGATGAGACCATCTCCATCGAGCGCCTGACTGCCGAGACCGACATCTCGCCGATCATCCGTCTCGTCGACACGACCATCTTTACTGCGCTCCAGCGTCGCGCCTCCGACATCCACATCGAAACCCGCGACGATTCCGTGGTCATCAAGTACCGCATCGACGGAGTCCTGCAGCCTGCAATGTCGCCGATCGCCAAAGAGCATCATTCGACGATCATCTCGCGTATCAAGGTCATGTCCGAATTGGACATCGCCGAACGCCGCGTGCCGCAGGACGGCCGCTTCCGCGTCCGCTACAGCAACCGCTCGATCGATTTCCGCGTTTCGATCATGCCGTCGATTCACGGAGAAGACGCCGTACTCCGTGTGCTCGACAAAGAATCGATGAGCGAGAAGTTCCACAAGCTCACGCTCGATGTGGTCGGATTCAGCGACGAAGACCTGAGAAAGTTCCGTCGTTACATCCAGGAACCCTATGGCATGGTGCTTGTTACCGGACCCACCGGTTCCGGCAAGACCACGACCCTCTACGCCGCGCTGAACGAGATCAAGAGCGACGAAGATAAGTTCATCACCATTGAAGACCCGGTCGAATATCAGATCCGTGGCATCACCCAGATTCCGGTAAACGAAAAGAAGGGTTTGACGTTCGCTCGCGGTCTGCGGTCGATCCTGCGTCACGATCCCGACAAGATCATGGTCGGCGAAATTCGAGACACCGAAACCGCGCAAATCGCCATTAACGCCGCCCTGACGGGTCACCTGGTGTTTACCACCGTCCACGCCAACAACGTCGTCGACGTAATCGGACGCTTCCTCAACATCGGTGTAGAGGCCTACAATTTCGTTTCCTCGTTGAACTGCATCCTGGCTCAGCGGTTGGTACGTGTGATTTGCGAGCACTGCAAGCACAAGGTGAATTACACGGCTGACGTTCTCGAAGACAGTGGACTCGATCCGAAGGAATGGTCCGGTGTCAGTTTCTATGAGGGTCAGGGCTGTATCGAGTGTGGCGGTACTGGTTACCGCGGACGCACCGCAATTCACGAATTACTTGAGCTTACCGACCGGGTTCGCGAGATGATATTGGCGAAAAAACCTTCGTCGGAAATCCGTAAGGCCGCCCAGGAAGAAGGGATGCATTTCCTTCGCGAGTCGGCGCTCATGCGGGTAAAGGCTGGCATTACGACTTTGAAAGAGATCAACAAGGTCACGTTCATCGAGACGATGCGTTAA
- the thpR gene encoding RNA 2',3'-cyclic phosphodiesterase, which translates to MRLFVGLDIPEAIRTAIANYVDELRRVAPDAKWVRPESYHVTLKFIGEWRRDVREVTSELDQIEAPSLDVSFRNCGFFPNAKAPRVFWIGIAADSKLPSLAVQVDRACSAFGIESEDREYSPHLTLARSGSGSPRPKRHEPLAASMKRLAERIAGIQAPDFGTMHATEFFLYESKLSPGGAKYIKLKSFRLGD; encoded by the coding sequence ATGCGCCTCTTCGTCGGACTCGACATCCCGGAAGCGATTCGCACCGCAATTGCCAACTACGTCGATGAACTCCGTCGCGTCGCACCCGATGCGAAGTGGGTCCGTCCCGAGAGCTACCACGTGACGTTGAAGTTCATCGGGGAATGGCGTCGTGATGTGCGTGAGGTCACCTCCGAACTCGATCAGATTGAGGCACCATCGCTCGACGTGTCGTTCCGCAATTGCGGATTCTTCCCGAACGCGAAGGCACCGCGCGTGTTCTGGATCGGCATCGCGGCCGACTCAAAGCTTCCGTCCCTTGCCGTACAAGTCGACCGGGCCTGCTCCGCGTTTGGAATCGAATCGGAAGACCGCGAGTATTCTCCGCACCTTACTCTCGCCCGGTCTGGTTCCGGTTCGCCTCGTCCAAAGCGCCATGAACCATTGGCTGCATCCATGAAGCGCCTCGCCGAAAGAATCGCGGGAATCCAAGCACCCGATTTTGGTACCATGCACGCGACAGAATTCTTTCTATACGAAAGCAAGTTGTCGCCCGGCGGAGCGAAGTACATCAAGCTGAAGTCGTTCCGGTTGGGCGATTAG